From one Ignavibacteria bacterium genomic stretch:
- a CDS encoding adenylosuccinate lyase — protein sequence MINRYTRPEMGSIWSDEQRFSIWLSIEVLACEAQALQGIIPQEAVDEIREKAAFDVDRILEIEKETKHDVIAFTTNVAEYVGPASRFIHLGMTSSDVLDTCLAVQLQRAGNLLVAGLEGLSAVLKTRALEFKHTQCIGRTHGIHAEVTTFGLKLLLWHQEIQRDLDRLQQAIRTISVGMISGAVGTFEHLSPFVEEYVCEKLGLKPASVSTQVIQRDRHAEFMTTLAIIGTTLEKIGTEIRHLQRTEVREAEESFTKGQKGSSAMPHKKNPIVSERLCGLARVLRANALTALENNALWHERDISHSSVERITCPDSTIVLDYMISLATALIDNLVVYPDTMVKNLNVTNGLPFSQSVLLALVRKGCTREDAYKMVQSSAMRTWETSVPLKQTLLENQEIAAFLTASELENIFDDRRMLKNVDLIFARCGLTDQS from the coding sequence ATGATTAACCGATACACCCGCCCGGAAATGGGATCTATTTGGAGCGATGAGCAACGCTTTTCAATTTGGCTATCAATCGAAGTTCTTGCATGTGAAGCACAGGCATTACAAGGAATCATTCCCCAGGAAGCCGTCGATGAAATCCGTGAAAAGGCTGCATTCGATGTTGACAGAATTCTTGAAATTGAAAAAGAAACGAAACACGACGTCATTGCATTTACGACCAACGTTGCTGAGTATGTTGGGCCAGCCTCACGGTTTATCCATCTTGGGATGACCTCGAGCGACGTACTGGATACGTGCCTGGCCGTGCAGTTACAACGAGCAGGAAACCTGTTGGTAGCCGGACTTGAAGGGCTCTCGGCCGTCCTGAAAACACGAGCCCTGGAGTTTAAACACACGCAGTGTATTGGGCGCACCCATGGCATCCATGCTGAAGTCACAACATTTGGTTTAAAATTATTACTTTGGCACCAAGAGATTCAGCGTGATCTTGACAGATTACAACAGGCCATCAGGACCATCTCGGTAGGCATGATATCAGGTGCCGTTGGCACCTTTGAACACTTGTCGCCCTTTGTTGAAGAATACGTATGTGAAAAACTCGGTCTGAAGCCAGCATCGGTTTCAACCCAGGTAATACAGCGCGACCGGCATGCCGAGTTTATGACAACACTGGCAATAATCGGAACAACTCTCGAGAAAATTGGAACCGAAATCCGTCATCTCCAACGCACCGAAGTTCGTGAGGCTGAAGAATCGTTTACAAAGGGACAAAAGGGGTCAAGCGCAATGCCCCACAAAAAAAACCCTATCGTCAGCGAACGCCTGTGCGGGCTTGCGCGTGTACTTCGTGCTAATGCGCTTACAGCACTCGAGAACAATGCTCTCTGGCACGAGCGGGATATCTCGCACAGCAGCGTGGAACGGATCACGTGTCCGGACTCTACCATTGTTCTTGACTACATGATAAGTCTGGCCACAGCGTTAATCGATAACCTGGTTGTGTACCCGGATACCATGGTAAAGAATCTTAACGTAACTAACGGACTTCCCTTCTCGCAAAGCGTACTGCTGGCATTGGTTCGTAAGGGATGTACACGCGAGGATGCCTACAAAATGGTACAGTCCTCCGCCATGAGAACATGGGAAACCTCCGTCCCCCTGAAGCAAACATTACTGGAGAATCAGGAAATAGCAGCGTTCCTTACGGCTTCAGAACTCGAAAATATCTTTGATGATAGGCGGATGCTGAAGAATGTAGATCTGATTTTCGCCAGATGCGGCCTAACAGATCAATCATAA
- the ftsY gene encoding signal recognition particle-docking protein FtsY, with product MGLFDKLKKAVTGVTEKLAFNRLTEGLAKTRDNIVGRIRTALFAGRKIDQGLLDEIEEILITSDVGVTATGKIIQRLRERVKKDKLENADTIVDVLKEEIADMLVSSPSADNDRMFTIDEERKPHVILVIGVNGVGKTTTIGKLAYNYKSAGKSVLIGAADTFRAAANEQLEVWAERAGVDIVRQKQGADPAAVAYDTLTSAHARGTDVVIIDTAGRLHNKGGLMQELEKISRVMKKVKATAPDDVYLVLDATTGQNALVQAREFSKVASITGIVLTKLDGTAKGGAVLAIADGLSIPVRYIGLGEKISDLQVFEPVAFVEAMFGDKESPAIVQHPSEGREA from the coding sequence ATGGGACTATTCGATAAACTAAAAAAGGCGGTAACAGGCGTTACGGAGAAACTGGCGTTTAACCGGTTAACCGAAGGTCTTGCAAAAACGCGTGACAATATTGTTGGACGAATCCGGACAGCCTTGTTTGCGGGAAGAAAGATCGATCAGGGCCTTCTTGATGAAATTGAGGAAATTTTAATCACGTCGGACGTTGGCGTTACGGCTACAGGTAAGATTATCCAGCGTCTTCGTGAGCGCGTTAAAAAGGACAAACTGGAAAACGCAGATACCATCGTTGACGTTCTGAAGGAAGAAATTGCCGACATGCTGGTGTCGAGTCCGTCCGCTGATAATGATCGTATGTTTACGATCGACGAAGAACGGAAACCCCACGTTATCCTTGTTATCGGCGTAAACGGAGTTGGGAAGACTACAACGATTGGTAAACTTGCTTATAACTACAAGTCGGCTGGCAAATCGGTGCTTATCGGTGCAGCTGACACGTTCCGGGCTGCAGCCAACGAACAGCTCGAGGTTTGGGCTGAACGCGCCGGCGTTGATATTGTACGGCAAAAGCAGGGTGCCGATCCGGCTGCCGTCGCCTACGATACCCTCACGTCTGCCCATGCCCGAGGCACTGACGTTGTGATCATTGATACCGCCGGACGCCTACATAACAAAGGCGGGCTGATGCAGGAACTTGAAAAAATCAGCCGGGTAATGAAAAAGGTTAAGGCAACAGCACCCGATGACGTTTATCTGGTGTTAGATGCAACCACGGGACAGAACGCCCTGGTGCAAGCACGAGAGTTCTCTAAGGTAGCGTCGATAACCGGCATAGTGCTCACGAAACTTGATGGTACGGCTAAGGGTGGTGCCGTGCTGGCCATTGCCGATGGATTAAGTATCCCTGTTCGCTATATCGGGTTGGGCGAAAAAATCAGTGATCTGCAGGTGTTTGAACCGGTTGCCTTTGTTGAAGCAATGTTTGGTGACAAAGAATCTCCCGCCATCGTTCAACACCCGTCAGAAGGCCGTGAAGCGTAA